The region tgaataaggtgccttccaaaatctgttcctcaaacttcgtatgagatatggaaagaaaggaaaccgagtcttaaacacgttaagatttggggatgtccagcttatgtcaagaaagttgacccagataagctggaatatcgatccggaaaatgtagttttgtgggatatcctaaagagactttagggtattacttttgcaccgattatcgggtgtttgtctccagacatgctaccttcttggaaaaggagtttatccttgaaggaaacagtaggagtaaaattgaacttgatgaagttcaagaagcacaaattACTACAaatcgagtggaaacacctgttctgactgaacaaccttttgtggaacagcccattcataggtcagggagagtgtctcgccaacctgagaggtaatatggccttgtcattaagaatgaaaatgagttgtcgatcattaatgatgacgaccctgtgacctataatgaggctatgagtagtgttgactcagagaaatggcatagtgccatgaaatccagaatggaatctatgtatacggtatataaaagatagattatagcagatggccaggtggagacctttaaggccaggcttttgggaaaaggattcaaacaaaggcaatggattgactttgatgaaaccttttacctgtagccctgttaaaataagttcggattttgcttgcgaatgctgcttactacgactatgtgatctggcaaatagccagatggttttctttccaagggaaatgaaaacctagtgtgtaagctgctgcgaaccatatgtggtttaaagcaagcttctcgaaagatggaacattcgttttgatgagacaatcaaagagtttgattttatcaaaaaacgtagatgaaccatgcgtctacaaaagggttagtgggagcgcggtaacatttcttgtattgtattgaattagagttgacacacataataacatagcagacccactcacaaagctactttatgaaagtcactttgatcgtcataaagacaagatgggtattagataccagagtgattggctttagtacaagtgggagattgaaaggaatatgtcctaagtccaatcatgtataaggatttaggaataacttttatgtaatctattttgatttcattgatattaataaaagacttgttttgtttttattacgggctttatctatttaagtgtttaaataagatataccataatttagagtaaagctttttatggattatgatgagatcataatagtgagacctaaaaagatgataactctaaacttaaataggtcctggtcataggattactaactggtaattaataatccgcaaagatcggtacatactatgcttgcttcattatgaaggatgtctgttctcatagacatttgtgtggtgacactatagctagtatgtaggtgcttattatagaatatgttcactgaacatgactcgcacagctgaacaactgatggagttcactcacgtgtcagcagttgttcacatagtgatagttgtacaagtatccttagacttgaggtcatcatagtcatcttgtgtacactgaactatgctttggtttagttcttagtcttcagggacaattattagggctcttctgggtataggaatttgtacgcgaagatagtgtatgatcaataaaggatctaccccttccagtgaaggaagcgaatgttcaaggctgatccacttatgctagttcaggaatctctggccaaagtgaatgaaattagaaaggagtttctaatttgcatagaactacacatagtaaatggtaagcaagtgattgaattagataggcttgacacgagatccatgccttgtatttaatcgggacattgtagggtagaaggagtttattgtacggtaactattcactgaataggttcttggtattctaagcagtgaattcatattatccggatagtcacgatatgctgagaagtatccctcacaatgtagaataaatgtgattaattaattaatcatatttaataaattagagaatttatataaataatgataaaatagttttattattatttatttctactaccggcttaatattgaacctacagggtcacaccataaaaagagaatgatttaatggtggagaaattaattaataatggctaataattatttatttatgaaataaataattaattggcaaatttaataattgattaaatgagatttaattgattataaattaattaagaaaagttcttaatattattaattaaaggatttaatttttggaaattaaatcaagagagagaattatttctaaagtgtttagaaaaaggattaatgattaaaaggtgttttaattattaatgagaataataaatgggataataataataatatttatgggaaaatttcagctgaaaattttgcctataaatacactattatagaccctaattttattcgaacccacacaaaacccaaaaagtttggaaaacccaactctctccacctccttcctcctccttaacatcgttttcttggtggataccggtggagtgcttcacacttgaggagcaactgctaaggatctctgatcgttgtcttcgaaatattttaaaaggttagattcgatccctcgaatttttattcacgatttatatgcttttatttggattttgtatgtgtaaaagtattttgccatgaccccgctgcatttaaaatccaacaataagtcctcgaataaatattcaaaataatattcattaaataaaataaagttatcaaataaaccttattcgattaatagttttgaaaactatatctatatacatataaataaatatatatatatatattatactcgggaacatcgactcccggtttagaaaatgttcacctttgggtcccctatactaagggtatacgcaactactgtttatctctagcataggtattatgcaacttataagcatttgaatcaacaattagatatcaagattacgaaacagacatgcatatataccatatcagcatgctccaatatatcataaaatttgctaataacaatcatgcacttatcacaagataatgcatatacatatatttacatcacaacaacagtataacgggtagaaaacttgcctgagtgctccggggtagacttaagcttagagtgggtccggtaacctatgaacaacaacataagccggaattaaaccacggtcgcttaagaaactagactttaaccaatttaaCCCTAAagtttgcttatggtcatttctacgcttaacaaatcacataagtcgttcgagtaccctcggctccatcatttttaataaattaaccgatacgaattttaaggcgacactttcgcgaataccctaccaactgtctagtccactttacataattgtttcatactccaattagtcatttaagggtcttaaccaaggtttcaaagtaaggcgaggggtaatggttcgttcgcgaaacgccgttacttaaaacggtcgtttctcctaaaccgtacatcggattcaagcgaaccacatatcaaaacgaagctcgtaacatgaactatctaaacatggcaaaggttagaatctttcagtgagttcacgggtcctaaagttaagaacagaatagttaaggaaaatcgggcattatgacgtttatgtttacgcgatttccaatttaattaatattctaaattatcatcaattcactcacaaccaccaatacaacaatattcaaccataatactaaaaactcagtccccaactccaaattttccaaatttatccaaccaatcaaagacccaatattcaaaagcaatacaaatccaccaaaactacttataatcaaagatcaagccttaatactaacaatgcttcaataaaacttaatggaatcataaaatcaaagctagggtttgaagttgataccttccttggtaggtgttaagtttctaggaagccttagggagccttaatctaacctcctacaagcttgatatttccaaagaaatcaagaacacaaagttaagttttgaagtttctaaaagtccgatttaaagaactgtaaaaaggagggtcttaccatgcttatttggacgagacttgtgaacaagagttgtagtccatctcaatacctttccaacgagctatagaacacaatatttgagtgagtattgaaggagatatggtagttttaagttgctgctctggttttggccgagagcaagggaagaaaaagtgaagtaaaaatgtttctagtttgattaaatgatttgtgtggtgtttagcttggttacttccttttgtttgtttaattaaattgttaccatggtaaaaattatgtgtcttataatcaaccaacaaatccttcTCATTTggccatgcttatgtcatccacttatgtaatcttcccacacttgtcttcttcttgttggtgtgatgacatcatcatcattaacctctttgattaactcctaattacttggctaatgatcgctgatctgttatacggttcgcttaactttcgttctcgtttatcgtttgagggatcatacccgggattttattacttgggttcccttaacctttctcaatacattatattccttttatgatcccctcttataatccttaaatttaaatcatttttatcctgttatcttatactcaattctttcggtatctggtggattttcgggaaaaatcaaagtgttcggatttggattctgacgatctttacatagacttatataccatatagagtactaataagacctcagaatatccataaaagaactgctacattgtgtggcatgaaaagttttcttattcagcataatcagaaaaatcactattcataaggtttacaaaaagtccaaattttttggggttattacatttcaaggcacagctgagagttactgcattgagtacaaggcatcttcaaggtcaacactcaataactcatgacaaggtgaataaaattcaagaaaacatgatccagcaagatatgaatttgaaacttgaaaagaaaaggtttttccaacctacctttgacagaattgccaacattgagaaaacccaagagaagcaacagtctcaaattgatgaaattttgaagaatcaagcttctcaccaatcTCAACTGAATtagatccaatcctcagtggaattgcttgtctctcttcttttacctgctgatgccaaaaagggggagaaagtaattaagtccaaatgcaaacctatcaagacactgaagggaaaggatgatgaaaaagatgaccatggaaactctggaatgggtggaggtcatggtcaaggtaaaggtttttcatcaagtaaagctggaactacaagtcaaagaacaagttctgatactgggagaagaataagttcttatacaggtaaaaggataagttctgatgaacttctggaacttgatgaggaaatttaaAGAcggttatttctgaaagaaaatccaggattagactttgagagtctaaaggaagaagaagctagacttaagttagaaaaagtcaactccaaatctgaagttTCTGTTGTTGACAAGAAcattcctaaggctaaaggcattgtgataaaagaaaggataaatcatgaggcaactaaggccaaatcacaaatggagatagatccaaggtccaagggcaaagaaaaagttggagaacctgtaaaggtttatgtgcctgctatggatgaagaaatatatgttgaagatgttaatcttactctgatttcaaagaagatttctcaaacaacctctgacatggctcaagttgttcagagtcaagatatagtaagttctgatatgacactgaagcaagcaacctctgacatagctcaagttggcttgatatcataagataagttaaaggaaacctctgatatTCCTCATGtaaaatcctcaaagttactccttccaggattcaccaaagctaaacagactcaacctttgaagactgcagcaagtggttttgaagcaagagttattacaggaaaggaagcaagagataaatctggattgggtagtgctgatgaaagaagagtactgaacacaaccaatgatccaatttccttaagtgaaccaggtgttggagcaactcctgaaagattgaatcgacttgaagcagtacagatggtttaccataccttcttgaaagaacacatcatgttatatttcaggacagatggaagggtataccatattagggagaatgctataccactgaagtattttgaggaacttgAACATGTTCgattcctacttcaagtgaagaacagattaatagaaagtgctgcaaattatttaaaaactcaaattcagagttagaagaagctttattctgtaaagtctgacagcacatattgtcccaagtacagagatcacaagggtgatattgtcgagatgaagcctaactctgctaagattataactacctttctgggttataaggctgtggaattcaatcttgagtctgacaaggcgtatttgatcagattagatcaggacataagaaaagctaaaataaatgatctcagggctgctatctttcaaattggtgaagatatagttgaattgaagaatgctaaaaggaggatgattgataaacttaaatatgctgagagatgtttgttaaagaactatctcaaaacaactcctgacatcaaagagatcagtaattgaagccaagtcaagatctacaactgctcaaattctgatgtgtatacagactgaagctgttatcagaagttaaagatggtaaagctacaaggactgtaagttgtagttatctagtcaaattctcatgcatttgtacttaaagtTTTTAACATCATGAAATATCTGTTAAtcttgtatattatgctaattcacaagttgggggggggattgttagatatatttgataatgtcatgtctaatatgatttgtgtttagttttcagatcttacttaaacaggacaaatcagtacttaactggaaatcagcacttatactgaagtcagaacttaagttgtcagaacttaagttatcaggagatatttatcaagagataatattaggacttaaggagactttcagataaggaaggcagctgattgaaaggaaagaagattaagacaaacgcaagaagagatatgcatgaagaaggagttttatgaagaatagaatacttggaagaaaagataactagttgatatattttaggaagcagaattatattccatatcaattagtgattatcttgtaactgtgtagtatataaacacatacatagtgtttacactatatgtgttatcattatcgagaataatattcattgtaaccctagcagctctcgtgatatttgttcatcattgagagaagACAGTTCCaaattgtaacagagtttattatattgaataaattatgttttctgttacttgtgttctttaattcgatttgattgtgctaaacactgtattcaacctccttctacagtgtgtgtgacctaacatataatTACTGGAGAATCGAGCTTGGAATTTACTTTTTAGCGTTGTTCATGAGTCAATGGACCGAGGTGGTAGATTGTTGTACCATCGAAGAGCTGTGCCTTGGAGGCATGTGGAGAAAAATTGACATCGAGCAATCTCTGAGTGACCAAAGAAGGCCATGCGGCCGTCAAAAGTGTTGAGAAATGCTAACGGGTCAGACGATCCGTCGAAATGATCGAGGGAAGGTGTTTTCAAAGTCCTGTCGATGCATATTTTCTCGAGAACCAGAGATAAAGGACTCTCACTAACAGTTTCAAATCCCGAACGATTGCGCATTATGGTACGTATCTGTGCtattttttcttgaattttagCAAATTACTCATGGGAGATAGATTCTGTGGACTCAGTTCGCTGAGAGACGTCGGCAGACGATACTGTACATTGTCGACGCTCGCGCGGTTGTGAGTATGTCGACTCTGCTGATGGTCCATACTCGTATTTAGCGTCATCATCTTCGTCGTAGAATTCATCATCTTGCCCTTGGTTTTTTATCAACGCTTGTTGGAGCTCTCGGCGAAGGCGATGAATTTCACGCTATCGTTCGAGCTTGGCTTGGAGCATTCTAGTCTCACGTTCTAGAAGTTCGAGCTCTTCGTCGGAGTAAGGTAGATCCTCCGGGTCTTCATTGTTTTGAGTTTTTAACCTCTCAACTTTCTCGAGATGAAGTCGCATGTCGCTTGAAAGCACCTTTTTGCCCTTGGATGTCTGGATCCTTAATTGCTAATCTGATTTGAACTTTTTCTTCTTGTCTTGTTGATTTGCATTTGTTAAGTTCAGCGGCTGTTCATGAGACGCTCCCTCTGGTGGGGGAAATAAATATTTCGGCTTTAGAGTCGATTGTTTGAGTGGTTCTTGTTCACCTTGGTTTTTAGGATCGGCGGCGCCGTCTGTTCCTTCACCTGAGTTGGTCCGGCTGTTGTCGGATCAATTTCTTCCACGATCATATTTTGGTTGGATCTTCAGAGTAAACCCCTCCTTCTAGTGCCAAATGATAAGTCTcgattattattaaatatataggACTAATCTTTAAGGAGGTATTTTCTTTACTTAATTAGTCAACCCTTTAAAATGAGGTTGTTGTCTTATATCTCCCAAATGGGCTCTCTTTTACAAAtgggccttcttgggctttacatCAAAGTCAATAATTATTCTAGTTACAACTCATTGGGTCGTCTTTCTTTGATCCAAGGCCcaacaatatataaatatatatataattaatgattgcatatataaataatattaaatttcattaaaatattcATAATCTTGAATAGCAGAAAAACTACCCGGTCCAATTCGAAACCCGACGGATTTGAATTTGaatattctaaaaatatttaaatttaaatttaaattttacaaTAACCGATTCAAACCCGAACCGTTTTTATCCTAATTTTGGTGCATTGGTTTTTAAGTCATAATCGAGCGCTTTTTCGATGCTTCTTTTCCGGTAAAAGTTGATAATGGCCAGTCTCCAACAAACATATGATTACTACTTACGTTTAGTACATTTTTTGCATGAGTTTAATGCACTGCTTGGCGAATATAACTCCATTTTTTTTGATAAAGACAAGAAAATGCACATTTTTGTTACAAAGAAGATTGCGAGAAATTGAGTTTTAGATTGTTTACAAGTGACTCCACTTCTTCGCTTAAACAaagtttttaaaaaaagttaGTGATAGGATAATAATTTTACTTGGACTCCAACTTGGGTCACCAAAATTAGTCAGTTCATATAAATTGTTATTTGGACCCGGGCCTGTTTACCTAGTCCAGCTCCGGACCATCCCACGTCCACCGATCAAAGCAATTTCACTACCcatatctcaaaaggtccaaaaAGGGTATAATACGTGAAGCGCAAGTCACAACTGATGATCTCACATGAAAATTGATAGTTGTGAATGGATGGGGAGAAACATCTCTTGTACTATCCCTAACCTGGAGACGCCCTAGGTGTCGTTCTGCTCCCAGGAATAAGCGACACTGATCGAAAGATACTAACCGCTAAACTCTATTTGTGGGCAATAAATAGAACAAGGAAAGAAGGTTTAGGGGTTATTTATTCTCTCCCACATCACTCTCATACACTCATATATACACAGTCACCTTACATTTCTATCTTCATCATCCAAAATCGAGTTTTTACTCTCACACCATAAGCGCCACGAGGTCAAAATCCGGCTCCGGCGTTGTAATCTAAATGCGTATCTACATACATGGTTGTGCAAATTTAAGGTTGAAGGAGCACCGTTCGAAGATGGGAAAACTCCTAGCATCTGGGACACCTTCACTCATAGTGGTGAGTGGGTATATGGATCAACAACTCTAATTCTCCTTTGTTTACTTGTACACTTCTGTAGATATGGTTTCTATTCGCCTTGAATGATCCAAAGTTTGCTATGAATGCGAAGTAGCTTCCATTAATTTGTGAACGCAGGAAGGATTTTGTTGCGTATGCTGATACATGTTTCAGAGAATTTGGGGACAGAGTTAGGCACTGGACTACCATTAATGAGATAAATATGTTGCCGATGTTAGGCTATGATGCAGGGATGATGCCTCCAAGGCGTTGTTCTTCATTCCATGGAATGAATTGTACACAAGGTACCTTGGATGAACCGTACAAGGTTGCTCATAATACTTTGTTAGCACATGCATTAGCTGCAAGACTGTACAAGCGAAAGTACAAGGTATTAAGACCATCAAGAATTCTTAAGATATGTTGTTTAGCTGTAGATACTTGAATGTACATATAATCACTGAAACTAACATCTGAGGCAGGCAGTACAACATGGTTTTGTCGGACTTAATGTGTTGGTATTTTGGTTTAGTCCTTGGACAAACACAACAGAAGACTTACTAGCAACTCAACGAGCCAATGAATATTATGTCGGTTGGTAAGTGCCAAACTTACCACAGTTGTAATTTTTTTGTGATTACTTCCAGTCACAAAAATTAGAATACTTACAAATGCATGACACCTCTCGGGGTCAACCCGGATATTATTCACCAGGCTATAATGCTAAAGTTTCCCCAAGTCATGACCATTATTTGAGGTTTTCTGCGTGTGATAGCCATATAAGTTGCATCTCCTtcattttttttctaaatttcaGGTTTGTGAATCCTTTAATGAATGGCGACTCTCCAGATGTGATCAAGAAAAATGCAGGTAAGAAGATTCCATCCTTCACCAAAACAGAATCTCTATGGCTGAAGGGTTCTTTGGATTTCGTGGGAGTGAACCATTATGCATCAGGATATATTAAGGATCAAACCATCAACCTTAATGTAGACAGCAGGGATGTGATGGCTGATATGGCAGTACAACTAATATGTACGTTAGTTTTTACACTGATACAATTTCATACACTAGCTGCAATTTGCTTACTGCGAAAACTTCTTGCTCAGAGCTTAAACCAACGATTCTCACTAAGCTTTCCTAACTACTTGCTGGTTCAGGGGGAGGAGATGGTACCGAACAATATCAGGTTTAAGGCTGATTAGGCAATGTCTTTATGTTTTTTCTCTTCTGCGCTGGTTTTGAATAATATGACAGAAACGTTTTGTACATATAATCCTAGGGGCTCACACACGTCCTGGAGTATTTCAAAGATGTCTATCGCAATCTTCCTGTTTACATCCATGAAAACGGTATCAATCTTTCTTCATCAATTTGCTCTTCTATCCTTGACCACATTTGAATCCTAGTACAATAAGAAAAGAAATATCTTTTGTCATTAGATATGTTGCAGTTTCTGCAAAGTATGCTGAACAAGGAAAAAAGATTACTGCGCAGAGGTATGCATCTTCCAAATAAATATCTGGAAGATACTCAATTGAAAACTGTGGAACGCACACATCCCAGTTTTGAAGAATAAAACACATTGCTCAGCTGTGTATAACCT is a window of Apium graveolens cultivar Ventura chromosome 11, ASM990537v1, whole genome shotgun sequence DNA encoding:
- the LOC141697530 gene encoding beta-glucosidase 22-like isoform X2 translates to MLPMLGYDAGMMPPRRCSSFHGMNCTQGTLDEPYKVAHNTLLAHALAARLYKRKYKAVQHGFVGLNVLVFWFSPWTNTTEDLLATQRANEYYVGWFVNPLMNGDSPDVIKKNAGKKIPSFTKTESLWLKGSLDFVGVNHYASGYIKDQTINLNVDSRDVMADMAVQLIWGGDGTEQYQGLTHVLEYFKDVYRNLPVYIHENDMLQFLQSMLNKEKRLLRRGMHLPNKYLEDTQLKTVERTHPSFEE
- the LOC141697530 gene encoding beta-glucosidase 22-like isoform X1 — encoded protein: MLPMLGYDAGMMPPRRCSSFHGMNCTQGTLDEPYKVAHNTLLAHALAARLYKRKYKAVQHGFVGLNVLVFWFSPWTNTTEDLLATQRANEYYVGWFVNPLMNGDSPDVIKKNAGKKIPSFTKTESLWLKGSLDFVGVNHYASGYIKDQTINLNVDSRDVMADMAVQLICTLVFTLIQFHTLAAICLLRKLLAQSLNQRFSLSFPNYLLVQGEEMVPNNIRGSHTSWSISKMSIAIFLFTSMKTICCSFCKVC